One genomic region from Spirosoma sp. KCTC 42546 encodes:
- a CDS encoding methylmalonyl-CoA mutase family protein has translation MIAQHPKSVPPQPQAFTHKIRIVTAASLFDGHDAAINLMRRLMQASGAEVIHLGHNRSVAEIVECAIQEDVQGIAVTSYQGGHLEFFKYMHDLLHELGAGHIKIFGGGGGTILPAEINELHAYGITRIYSPDDGRSMGLQGMIDDLLRQCDYELLPIAVPNAGLQADPSLAKTIARLITTAENHPDSYTTPRLNQVSTPVLGITGTGGAGKSSLVDELVLRFLRTYLDKTLAIISVDPSKRKTGGALLGDRIRMNAISSHAGAPGRVYMRSLATRQSNLALSRHVQDAINVCKAAPFDLIIVETSGIGQSDTEITEHADKTLYVMTAEYGAATQLEKIDMLDFADVIAINKFDKRGSLDALRDVRKQYRRNHNQWDTRDDELPILGTIAAQFNDEGMNALFDKLMELVGVEPAAGNSEEHKIRTPRPMPHTATTIIPPDRIRYLAEIVEESRRFDQFVTDQTTLARQLYQLDGALKLLKNTPRPPEGGVNDTKPARSPLGDELKRIYDELEARLQPDCRTLLQQWPAVQKRYAAEFYEFNVRDKIIRQPLYSETLSHLKIPKVSLPRYHDWGDILRWLLTENVPGEFPYAAGVFPLKREGEDPTRMFAGEGGPERTNRRFHYVSKGLPAKRLSTAFDSVTLYGEDPAFRPDIFGKIGNSGVSICTLDDAKKLYSGFDLCDPATSVSMTINGPAPMLLGFFLNAAIDQQCEKWLKKQGAGSGEQGVAGVFSAQSSSLPAYNAPLPDGNDGLGLTLLGTTGDKVLPKDVYEQIKAEALRKVRGTVQADILKEDQAQNTCIFSTEFALKMMGDIQQYFSDNQVQNFYSVSISGYHIAEAGANPISQLAFTLSNGFTFVEYYLSRGMSVDSFAPNLSFFFSNGMDPEYTVLGRVARRIWAKAMKHKYKANDRSQKLKYHIQTSGRSLHAQEIAFNDIRTTLQALLAIYDNCNSLHTNAYDEAITTPTEESVRRAMAIQLIINREFGLTKNENPLQGAFVIDELTDLVEEAVYQEFLAINERGGVLGAMERMYQRSKIQEESMYYETLKHNGDLPIVGVNTFLDPAGSPTIVPAEVIRSTDEEKRYAVESCRAFQERNQTEAELALANLQATALANGNLFESLLEATKVCSLGQLSNALYAVGGRYRRNM, from the coding sequence TTCCAGCGGAAATCAACGAACTTCATGCGTACGGCATCACACGTATTTATTCGCCTGACGATGGGAGAAGCATGGGTTTACAAGGCATGATTGACGATTTATTACGTCAATGTGATTACGAATTGCTGCCGATTGCCGTACCGAACGCCGGGCTACAAGCAGATCCATCACTCGCTAAAACGATTGCCCGGCTTATTACAACCGCCGAAAATCATCCTGATTCGTATACAACCCCACGTCTCAACCAAGTAAGCACGCCTGTTCTCGGCATTACGGGTACGGGTGGCGCGGGCAAATCATCGCTGGTAGATGAGCTAGTCCTGCGATTCCTGCGAACCTATTTAGATAAAACCCTGGCAATCATCTCGGTCGACCCCTCGAAACGAAAAACGGGCGGAGCCTTGCTCGGCGACCGAATCCGGATGAATGCCATCAGCTCCCATGCCGGTGCACCAGGCCGTGTATATATGCGCTCACTGGCAACCCGACAGTCAAATCTGGCATTGAGTCGCCACGTGCAGGACGCCATTAATGTTTGTAAAGCAGCTCCGTTCGATCTAATCATCGTTGAAACCTCAGGGATTGGTCAGTCGGATACGGAGATTACCGAGCATGCCGACAAGACCTTGTACGTGATGACGGCTGAGTATGGGGCCGCTACGCAGTTGGAGAAAATAGACATGCTTGATTTTGCCGACGTCATCGCGATCAATAAGTTCGATAAACGCGGCTCACTGGATGCGTTGCGTGATGTCCGGAAACAGTACCGACGAAATCATAATCAATGGGATACACGCGACGATGAACTGCCTATTCTGGGGACAATAGCTGCCCAGTTCAACGACGAGGGAATGAACGCCCTATTTGATAAACTGATGGAATTGGTTGGCGTGGAGCCGGCAGCAGGGAACAGCGAGGAGCACAAAATCCGTACACCACGCCCGATGCCCCATACAGCAACCACTATCATTCCACCCGATCGCATACGTTACCTGGCTGAGATAGTAGAGGAAAGCCGCCGGTTTGACCAGTTCGTAACTGATCAAACAACGTTGGCCCGACAGCTGTATCAGCTTGACGGCGCACTGAAATTACTAAAAAATACCCCCCGCCCCCCTGAAGGGGGAGTTAACGACACCAAACCAGCCAGGTCACCCCTCGGAGATGAATTAAAACGCATATATGATGAACTCGAAGCCCGACTTCAGCCTGATTGCCGTACCCTCTTGCAGCAATGGCCAGCTGTTCAGAAACGCTACGCAGCGGAGTTCTATGAGTTCAACGTGCGCGACAAAATCATCCGGCAGCCGCTGTATTCTGAAACGTTATCTCACTTAAAAATCCCGAAAGTCAGCTTGCCCAGGTACCACGACTGGGGCGACATCCTACGCTGGCTCCTGACCGAAAACGTACCCGGTGAATTTCCCTACGCGGCAGGTGTATTCCCACTCAAACGTGAGGGCGAAGACCCAACCCGTATGTTTGCGGGTGAGGGTGGGCCTGAGCGCACAAACCGCCGGTTCCACTATGTATCGAAAGGCTTACCCGCCAAACGACTCTCAACCGCTTTCGATTCGGTCACCCTGTATGGGGAGGACCCCGCTTTTCGACCCGATATTTTTGGTAAGATTGGCAACTCGGGAGTCAGCATTTGTACGCTGGACGATGCCAAAAAGCTCTACTCCGGCTTCGACCTCTGCGATCCGGCTACTTCCGTTTCCATGACCATCAACGGCCCTGCACCCATGTTACTGGGCTTTTTCCTGAACGCGGCCATCGACCAGCAATGTGAGAAGTGGTTGAAAAAGCAGGGAGCAGGGAGCGGGGAGCAGGGAGTCGCGGGGGTGTTCTCAGCTCAGAGCTCCTCCCTCCCTGCCTATAACGCCCCCCTACCCGATGGCAACGATGGTTTGGGATTGACGCTGCTGGGCACCACAGGAGATAAGGTACTGCCCAAAGACGTGTATGAACAGATAAAAGCCGAAGCCCTACGAAAAGTGCGGGGAACGGTACAGGCTGATATTTTGAAGGAAGATCAGGCACAGAACACCTGTATCTTTTCGACAGAATTTGCCCTTAAAATGATGGGCGATATTCAGCAGTATTTCTCGGATAATCAGGTTCAGAACTTTTATTCAGTTTCGATTTCAGGCTATCACATCGCCGAAGCCGGTGCCAATCCGATTTCGCAACTGGCGTTTACGCTTTCCAATGGGTTTACATTCGTTGAGTATTACCTCAGTCGGGGAATGTCCGTCGATTCGTTTGCGCCCAATTTATCGTTCTTTTTCTCGAACGGCATGGACCCGGAGTACACCGTGCTCGGGCGTGTAGCCCGGCGTATCTGGGCAAAGGCAATGAAACATAAGTACAAAGCCAACGACCGCTCGCAGAAGCTTAAATACCACATTCAAACCTCTGGCCGGAGTTTGCATGCACAGGAAATCGCTTTCAACGATATCCGTACCACCCTTCAGGCACTGTTGGCGATTTACGACAACTGTAACTCATTGCATACCAATGCTTACGACGAAGCCATCACCACGCCTACCGAAGAATCCGTCCGACGGGCAATGGCCATTCAGTTAATTATCAACCGCGAGTTTGGTTTGACAAAAAATGAAAATCCATTGCAGGGTGCGTTTGTCATTGATGAATTGACGGACCTGGTTGAAGAAGCTGTTTATCAGGAATTTCTGGCCATCAACGAGCGCGGTGGTGTGCTGGGCGCGATGGAGCGGATGTACCAGCGTAGTAAGATTCAGGAGGAATCGATGTACTACGAAACGCTGAAACACAACGGCGATCTACCCATCGTAGGCGTCAATACATTCCTCGACCCAGCCGGTTCACCAACCATTGTTCCGGCAGAGGTGATCCGCTCCACCGACGAAGAAAAACGCTATGCGGTGGAATCATGCCGGGCTTTTCAGGAGCGAAACCAAACGGAGGCCGAGCTGGCTCTGGCAAATTTGCAGGCAACGGCCCTGGCCAATGGCAATCTATTTGAGAGCTTACTGGAAGCAACTAAAGTATGCTCTCTCGGTCAGTTATCGAACGCGCTTTACGCCGTGGGCGGCCGTTACCGGCGGAATATGTAA